The Streptomyces racemochromogenes DNA segment CCCGTGGAAACCGCCCGCCGCCGCACCATCGTTCGCGCCACCGCCGTGACCGCATGCGCCGGCGCACTCCTGGCACTGCCGACCGCCGCCGCGCTCGCCGACGGGGCGCCGGCCGCCTCCGGCGCGCAGCGGACCCTCGTCAGCAGCATCTCCCTCGCCGACGGCCGGTCGACCGCGAAGGTGTACCGCCTCGCGAAGGACGCGTACCAGGCCGAGATCCTGCGTGCCGGCGCCAAGGTCGCCACCCTGACCAGCCGCGACGGGTCCACCGGGGTCGGCGCCGCCGGTGAACTGCACGCCGCACTGCGGCCCGACGGGCGGCTGTCCTCCTGGGTCGGCGACACCGTGCCCGGGGACGGCGCCCACGCCGTCGCCGGCGACGGCCACAAGACCGGGACCCGGCACGGCGCGGGCGGCTCCGGCCAGGTCGTGCCCGCGTCGCTGGACATCCCGGCGGGCGGCCCGGCGGCCGGCAGCCCGGCCAAGGGCGGCACCGGCGCCCCCGGCACCGCCGAGGCGCTGCGGCTGAACACGCTGGCCGACGGGCCCGGCGACGGCGTACTGCTGCTCGCGGCGGGCGGTGGCATCGCGGCCGTCGGCGCCGCCGGGCTGGGCTTCGCGATGCTGCGGCGGGGGCGCACGGACGGCTGACCGCCGCCTCCGGGCGACAAATGCGGTCGAGCTGCGCATAGGGTTGGCTGGATATCGACCATCGCCGACCGGCCGCGTCAGAGGAGGGCCCGCACGTGCGCACGTCCTCCCCCGCGGCGCTGCTGGCGGCCGCCCTGCTGCTGCCGCTGGCCGCCGGCTGCGGGGACACCGGCGGGCTCGCCTCCGCGGGGCCGACCCCGACCGCCAGCGGCCCCGTACACCTGTGGCCCGAGCGCCGGGGTGCCGAGGTACCGCCCGCCGATCCGGGGGGCGCGCCGCCGGAGTACGTACGGGGGCTGCCGAAGGTCACCGACCAGAACGTCCACGAGGTCGACCCGGTCGCCCTGGTGCAGGCGGAGCTGCGCGCCCATCCGGACATCAGCGTCGGCCCGGACGGCATGCCCGGGGAGACCGCCGCCGCGATCCGCGCCTGCGGGAAGATCGGACAGGACCCGGCCGCGTGCCCGGTGCGGCAGCCCTACTACCGGGACCTGACCGGGAACGGCAAGGACGAGCTGGTGATCGGCATCGAGCTCCCCGACAGGATGATGTCCGTACGGGTGTACACGGTGGACGCCGGCGGCCGGCTCAACCGCATCATGGCCACCACCGAGACCGTGATCGGCGTGGAGCTGGCGGGGCGGGACGTCATCCTGCGCGTGCCGAGCGGCAACCCCGGCTACGAGCTGATCACCGCCTGGTCCTGGGACGCGAAGCAGCGGACGATGCTGCCGGAGCGCGAGCAGATCGTACGGGTGCCGGCCGGGGCGGCGGCGTCGCAGTCGCCCTCCGTGGGGTCGTCGCCGTCGCCGTCGAGCAGTCTTCCGGGTGCGCGGTGAGGGCGTGGCTGCCGGCGTGGACGGCCACGCTGACCTGGAAGTCCGCCTGCTTCATCGTGGTGATGTGCTGTGCGCTGGCGGCGGTGCTGGGCGTACTGGTGCACGTCGAGGTGACCCGGCAGACGGTGGCGGCGGCCCGGGACAAGGCGCTGGACAAGCTCGACGAGGCCTCGTACGCCTACGAGGCGGGCGAGACCCTGCCGCCGCAGTCCGGACTCGACCCGGCGGGGCTCCCCCCTGAGCTGCGGGAGCTCGCGCTGAGCGGCCGGCGCGGAACGGTCGTCGGCGACGCCGGCGGGCGGCCGGTGATGTGGGCGGCAGCCCCGGCCGACGGGAAGGCGCTGGCCACCCTCATCGACTACGGGCAGAGCGCGGGAACCATCCGGGGTCTCGACAACGCGATCATCGGCTCCTCCGTCCTGGCCCTCGGCGGCACCCTGCTGATCGGCGCCTTCGCGGTGACCCGGGTGACGCGGCGGCTGCACCAGACGGCGACGGTCGCGCGCCGCATCACCCAGGGCGACCTGGACGCGCGGGTCGGCGACCCCCGGACGCAGGACCCCTCTCGGCACCAGGACGAGGTGTCGACGGTGGCGGCCGCGCTGGACACCATGGCCGGGACCCTCCAGCGGAAGCTGCAGAGCGAGCAGCGCTTCACGGCGGACGTCGCGCACGAGCTGCGCACGCCCCTGACGGGTCTGCAGGCGGCTTCGGAACTGCTGCCGGAGGGACGGCCGACGGAGCTGGTCCGGGAGCGGGTGCGCACGATGCGGCAGCTGACGGAGGACCTGCTGGAGATCTCACGGCTGGACTCGGGGAGCGAGCGGGTCGACACCGACCTGCACCAGCTGGAGCGGCTGGCCCGGCGGGTGGTGCGGGCGTCGGGGCTGGAGACCGAGGTGGTCGTGGTCCGGGACGCCCACGTCGAGACGGACCGGCGGCGCCTCGAACGGGTGCTCGGGAACCTCCTCGCCAACGCCCACAAGCACGGGCGGGGCCCGGTGGTGCTCACGGTGGACGGCCCGGTGGTGACGGTACGGGACCACGGCGACGGGTACCCCGAGTACCTCCTCACGGACGGACCGCAGCGCTTCCGCAGCGGGGGCAAGGGACACGGCCTCGGCCTGACGATCGCGGCGGGCCAGGCGGAGGCCATCGGCGCCCGCCTGGAGTTCCGCCGGGCCCGGGGCGGCGGCGCGGAGGCGGTACTGACCCTGCCGGCGCCTTAGGCCGCGGCTCCGTCGCGCGAGCGGGCTTCCGGGGGCCCGGCCGGCGCCCCGTGCCCCGGTCCCCCGTGCCCCCGTGCCCCCGTGCCCCCGTGCCCCCGCGCCCCGGCCCGGCTCAGCGGCCGCCGCGCGGCTTCGTCCAGGGCCAGCGGAGCTTCGGCTTCTCGCCCGTCGGGGAGTAGGCGTACTTCCACCCCTTCTGGAGCCCCAGCCGCTTCGTGTACCCCGACGGCACGCGCTCGTACAGCAGTACCGTCGGGGGGCCGCCGTCCGCTGCCGGGACCGGGATCTCGTACCACTTCGGCGGGTGGCCCGTCG contains these protein-coding regions:
- a CDS encoding sensor histidine kinase → MRAWLPAWTATLTWKSACFIVVMCCALAAVLGVLVHVEVTRQTVAAARDKALDKLDEASYAYEAGETLPPQSGLDPAGLPPELRELALSGRRGTVVGDAGGRPVMWAAAPADGKALATLIDYGQSAGTIRGLDNAIIGSSVLALGGTLLIGAFAVTRVTRRLHQTATVARRITQGDLDARVGDPRTQDPSRHQDEVSTVAAALDTMAGTLQRKLQSEQRFTADVAHELRTPLTGLQAASELLPEGRPTELVRERVRTMRQLTEDLLEISRLDSGSERVDTDLHQLERLARRVVRASGLETEVVVVRDAHVETDRRRLERVLGNLLANAHKHGRGPVVLTVDGPVVTVRDHGDGYPEYLLTDGPQRFRSGGKGHGLGLTIAAGQAEAIGARLEFRRARGGGAEAVLTLPAP